The Lycium barbarum isolate Lr01 chromosome 12, ASM1917538v2, whole genome shotgun sequence genome includes a region encoding these proteins:
- the LOC132622414 gene encoding BOI-related E3 ubiquitin-protein ligase 1-like, with amino-acid sequence MAVEARHLNLFTQQQQQQQIISNQGNGNGFSYNTQIGGSPLLPLPTQENSFFPFHNSLICDSVQPKTSVNTDSGLTFNPTAVNVAATRKRSRDTFNHFNTCNNSNDTTSFVGDDVLPLLQQYQCDIDRIISHHTKKVRMELEERQKQQARVLVAAIGEGVTKKLKEKDEQIQRMGKINMVLQEKVKSLYVENQLWRDLAQTNEATANSLRNNLEQVLAHVSDERIISAGAAAVEEDVESCCGSSDHVAEEEEIEGRRILAGEAQDNRMCKRCGERESCVLLLPCRHLCLCAVCGSSLVQTCPLCNSNMNATVHVNMSS; translated from the exons ATGGCAGTTGAAGCTAGACATCTCAATCTTTtcactcaacaacaacaacaacaacaaatcatcTCAAATCAAGGAAATGGAAATGGGTTTTCATACAATACCCAGATAGGTGGTTCTCCTTTGTTGCCTTTACCAACGCAAGAAAATAGTTTTTTCCCGTTTCATAACAGTCTAATATGTGATTCTGTTCAGCCCAAAACGTCTGTTAACACCGACAGTGGCCTTACTTTCAACCCCACAGCCGTTAACGTTGCAGCAACAAGGAAACGCTCAAGGGATACATTTAATCATTTCAATACTTGTAATAACAGTAATGATACCACGTCGTTTGTTGGTGATGATGTTTTGCCACTGTTACAACAGTATCAGTGTGATATCGACCGTATCATTTCACACCAT ACTAAGAAAGTAAGGATGGAATTGGAAGAAAGACAGAAACAACAAGCAAGGGTGTTGGTGGCAGCTATAGGAGAAGGTGTAACAAAAAAACTCAAAGAAAAAGATGAACAAATTCAAAGAATGGGTAAAATCAATATGGTTCTTCAAGAAAAGGTGAAAAGCCTATACGTTGAGAATCAATTATGGCGTGATTTAGCACAAACAAATGAAGCAACAGCAAATTCACTACGAAACAACTTAGAACAAGTGTTGGCGCACGTTAGCGACGAGCGCATCATCTCAGCCGGAGCAGCGGCGGTGGAGGAAGATGTTGAGTCTTGTTGTGGCAGCAGTGACCACGTGGCAGAAGAAGAGGAAATTGAAGGGAGGCGTATTTTAGCAGGGGAGGCGCAGGATAACAGGATGTGTAAAAGGTGTGGTGAGAGGGAATCGTGCGTGTTGCTATTGCCATGCAGGCACTTGTGTTTATGTGCTGTGTGTGGGTCGAGTTTAGTCCAAACATGTCCTCTGTGTAATTCTAATATGAATGCCACTGTGCATGTTAACATGTCATCTTGA